From Gemmatimonadota bacterium, one genomic window encodes:
- a CDS encoding PA0069 family radical SAM protein, which translates to MAAGAGSGGGHQRGRDLPVIKGRGTNVSPAGRFERYAFEVDPESIDPDGPGPATELIDDPSRSIVSTNNSPDVGFDASVNPYRGCEHGCVYCVDGDTPVLMADGATKPMAAIEPGDAIIGTNRDGWYRRYVEASVTDHWRTTKAAHRVTLADGTELIAGADHRFLTLRGWKFVTGRSQGAGRRPHLTANDKLLGTGRFSNRPGGGEDYRLGYLAGLIRGDGRLASYHYEREGRAHGDQHQFRLALADDEALDRAASFLREFGVATIHFGLSAATEARRRIDAIRTSSRDLVDRIRRLIEWPAEPTPAWSTGFLAGIFDAEGSYSGGILRFSNTDPRIIDATRRGLSRLGLPYVVEDVRREQGRQARGPLRVVRVRGGLKSALAFFHATGPAIRRKQVIAGKALKSSAPLGVVSIEPLGRRELFDVTTTTGDFIADGVVSHNCYARPTHEYLGYSAGLDFETKILVKRDAPALLRKTLSSPRWRPRLVAMSGVTDPYQPAERKLRITRGCLEVLRDFRNPVGVITKNHLVTRDADVLAGLAVHGAAGVYLSVTTLDRSLQRAMEPRTSSPERRLEAIRRLAAAGVPVGVMVAPVIPGLTDHEVPAIVDAAADAGARSAGWIMLRLPHGVKELFEDWLEAHLPDRKARVLNRIREVRDGVLNDPKFGRRQRGTGQYAQQIGALFDAAVRKAGLPGMPDLSAAAFRVPDPAGQLGLFGA; encoded by the coding sequence GTGGCGGCAGGCGCCGGCTCGGGCGGCGGGCACCAGCGAGGCCGCGACCTGCCCGTCATCAAGGGCCGCGGCACCAACGTCAGCCCGGCCGGGCGTTTCGAGCGCTACGCCTTCGAGGTAGACCCGGAATCGATCGACCCGGACGGCCCCGGCCCGGCCACCGAGCTGATCGACGACCCGTCCCGAAGCATAGTCTCGACCAACAACAGCCCCGACGTAGGTTTCGACGCCAGCGTGAACCCCTACAGGGGGTGCGAGCATGGGTGCGTCTACTGCGTGGACGGGGACACGCCGGTCCTGATGGCAGACGGCGCGACCAAGCCCATGGCGGCGATCGAGCCCGGGGACGCGATCATCGGGACGAACAGGGACGGCTGGTACCGGCGGTATGTGGAGGCCTCCGTGACGGATCACTGGAGGACGACCAAGGCGGCCCACCGCGTTACCCTGGCCGATGGCACGGAGCTGATCGCCGGAGCCGACCACCGGTTTCTCACCCTGAGGGGTTGGAAATTCGTTACGGGCAGGTCACAGGGTGCGGGAAGACGTCCGCATCTGACAGCGAACGACAAGCTCCTCGGCACAGGTCGATTCTCCAACCGACCGGGCGGCGGCGAGGACTATAGACTCGGCTACCTGGCGGGCCTGATTCGCGGTGACGGCCGCCTCGCGAGCTACCACTACGAACGCGAGGGCCGCGCGCACGGCGACCAGCACCAGTTCAGGCTGGCGCTCGCCGACGATGAGGCCCTGGATAGGGCTGCATCGTTTCTGCGAGAGTTCGGAGTCGCGACCATTCATTTCGGCCTCTCCGCGGCGACCGAGGCCAGGCGCCGGATCGACGCCATACGGACCAGCTCCCGCGACCTCGTCGATCGCATTCGACGCCTTATCGAGTGGCCTGCGGAACCGACTCCAGCTTGGTCAACGGGATTCCTGGCGGGCATCTTCGATGCCGAAGGAAGCTACTCGGGTGGGATACTTCGCTTTTCGAACACCGACCCGCGGATAATCGACGCGACCCGGCGGGGCCTTTCCCGGCTCGGACTTCCGTACGTCGTGGAGGACGTTCGGCGGGAGCAGGGCCGGCAGGCCCGCGGCCCGCTGCGCGTGGTCCGCGTGCGCGGCGGACTGAAGAGCGCCCTGGCCTTCTTCCACGCCACCGGACCGGCGATCCGCCGCAAGCAGGTGATCGCCGGGAAGGCGCTGAAGAGCTCGGCGCCCCTCGGGGTCGTATCGATCGAACCGCTCGGCCGCCGCGAGCTGTTCGACGTGACCACCACCACCGGCGATTTCATCGCCGACGGAGTGGTGAGCCACAACTGCTACGCTCGCCCGACGCATGAGTATCTGGGCTATTCGGCGGGCCTCGACTTCGAAACGAAGATCCTGGTCAAGCGGGACGCGCCGGCGTTGCTGAGGAAGACGCTGTCGTCTCCGCGCTGGCGGCCGCGGCTGGTCGCGATGAGCGGCGTCACCGATCCTTACCAGCCGGCCGAGCGAAAGCTGCGCATCACGCGCGGGTGCCTCGAGGTGCTGAGGGATTTTCGCAATCCCGTCGGGGTCATCACCAAGAACCACCTGGTCACCAGGGACGCGGACGTGCTCGCCGGGCTCGCGGTGCATGGAGCCGCGGGCGTCTACCTGTCGGTGACGACGCTGGACCGCTCCCTGCAGCGCGCCATGGAGCCGCGCACGTCCAGCCCCGAGAGGCGCCTGGAGGCGATCCGTCGGCTGGCCGCCGCCGGCGTCCCCGTCGGCGTCATGGTGGCCCCCGTGATTCCGGGGCTGACCGACCACGAGGTGCCGGCGATAGTGGATGCGGCGGCCGACGCGGGAGCGCGCTCGGCCGGCTGGATAATGCTGCGCCTGCCGCACGGAGTGAAGGAGCTGTTCGAGGATTGGCTCGAGGCCCACCTCCCGGACAGGAAGGCTCGCGTGCTGAACCGCATTCGCGAGGTGCGCGACGGAGTCCTGAACGACCCGAAATTCGGCCGCCGGCAGCGTGGCACGGGACAGTACGCCCAACAGATCGGCGCGCTCTTCGACGCCGCGGTGCGCAAGGCGGGCCTCCCGGGAATGCCCGACCTGTCTGCGGCCGCGTTCCGCGTGCCGGATCCGGCGGGCCAACTGGGTCTGTTCGGGGCCTGA
- a CDS encoding DUF5916 domain-containing protein, whose translation MTKPMTRAARWLSLAALIPAGLTAQAQVDRSLSGGASAAAAKTLSVETVAGGITVDGRLDEAAWSSASVATGFVQNQPRPGSPASQRTEARVLFDGEALYVGMRLYDDDAAAIASQLTRRDATSGYSDWAGVIIDSYHDRRTGFAFYVNPRGVRRDLYLFNDNDDDEGWDPVWAAAAAVDSDGWTAEMRIPLSQLRFSATTGTEETTWGVNFYRELAREDEEAYWSAVLPDVDGFVSRSGTLVGLRQLDPPRRLEIEPYTSASLTRAPGDAANPFFESSDFGGNVGADLNWGVTPDLTLSATINPDFGQVEVDPAVVNLSAFETFFPEKRPFFLEGVDIFNSFGRTRTFNNFGGQTVFFSRRIGRQPQRGVPGAAFDDAPDQTTIAAAAKLSGKTSGGWSIGVLDAVTLEETASFVDGDGVRGETPVEPATNYFLSRVRKDMREGNTVVGGIFTATNRDMGGDLFDGILHTDSYFGGADFEHAWGDRAYTVSGYLGASLVRGSEEVLLRTQTSSARYFQRPDADHIEVDSTRTSLGGWVGEISAAKTSGDFQASATYREASPGLELNDLGFMSQTDQRSFSTLVFYQETDPGAWFREWDVGAFHSFAWTTDNEKRFNGAGAFIEGTLHNFWEIELDGGYNGASFSQFLTRGGPLMEVVPAWRVELELETDRRKTISFDAGFFYREDEAGEFDKVAFGGVLARPGPNVQIRFDPFLSFERDVDQFVTRQVDPLATSTFGTRYVFADVNDTSLGLDTRVDWTFAPDLTLQLFVQPLISRNEFTNYKEFREPETFDFDVYGQDRGTFERDGQTLTVDPDGDGPAESFQFSERTFNFRSVRANAVLRWEYRPGSELFVVWQHLRSDVGPQGDFDFRRDFDSLFAAEGTNVLVIKATYWMGL comes from the coding sequence ATGACCAAGCCGATGACACGCGCCGCGCGGTGGCTCTCGCTCGCCGCCCTGATCCCCGCCGGGCTGACCGCCCAGGCGCAGGTGGATCGTTCCCTGTCGGGCGGCGCCTCCGCGGCCGCCGCGAAGACGCTCAGCGTCGAGACCGTCGCGGGCGGCATCACGGTGGATGGTCGCCTGGACGAGGCCGCGTGGTCGAGCGCCTCGGTGGCGACCGGCTTCGTGCAGAATCAGCCGCGCCCCGGATCGCCCGCGTCTCAGCGCACCGAAGCGCGCGTCCTGTTCGATGGCGAGGCCCTGTACGTGGGTATGCGCCTCTACGACGACGATGCGGCCGCGATCGCGTCGCAACTGACCAGGCGGGACGCGACCTCGGGCTACTCCGACTGGGCCGGGGTCATAATCGACAGCTACCACGACCGTCGCACGGGCTTCGCGTTCTACGTCAATCCGCGGGGGGTGCGGCGCGACCTGTACCTGTTCAACGACAACGACGACGACGAGGGCTGGGATCCCGTCTGGGCCGCCGCGGCCGCCGTGGATTCGGACGGCTGGACCGCGGAGATGCGGATCCCGCTCTCTCAACTTCGCTTCAGCGCCACCACGGGCACCGAAGAGACGACCTGGGGCGTGAACTTCTACCGGGAGCTCGCGCGCGAGGACGAGGAGGCCTACTGGTCGGCCGTGCTCCCGGACGTGGACGGATTCGTCTCGCGCTCGGGCACCCTGGTGGGCCTGAGGCAGCTCGATCCGCCGCGCCGCCTGGAGATCGAGCCGTACACCTCGGCCAGCCTGACGCGGGCGCCGGGCGACGCGGCGAACCCCTTCTTCGAGAGCAGCGACTTCGGCGGCAACGTGGGCGCCGACCTGAACTGGGGCGTCACGCCGGACCTGACGCTGTCGGCCACAATCAACCCCGACTTCGGCCAGGTGGAGGTCGATCCGGCGGTCGTGAACCTGAGCGCCTTCGAGACGTTCTTCCCGGAGAAGAGGCCGTTCTTCCTGGAGGGCGTCGACATCTTCAACAGCTTCGGCCGCACGCGCACGTTCAACAACTTCGGCGGCCAGACGGTCTTCTTCTCGCGACGCATCGGCCGCCAGCCTCAGCGGGGCGTCCCCGGGGCGGCGTTCGACGACGCACCGGACCAGACCACCATCGCCGCCGCCGCCAAGCTGAGCGGCAAGACCAGCGGCGGCTGGTCGATCGGCGTGCTCGACGCGGTCACGCTGGAGGAAACGGCGTCGTTCGTGGACGGCGACGGGGTCCGCGGTGAAACGCCCGTGGAGCCCGCCACCAACTACTTCCTCAGCCGCGTACGCAAGGACATGCGCGAGGGCAACACCGTGGTGGGAGGCATCTTCACGGCCACCAACCGGGACATGGGCGGGGACCTGTTCGACGGCATCCTGCACACCGATTCCTACTTCGGCGGCGCGGACTTCGAGCATGCCTGGGGCGACCGCGCGTACACGGTCAGCGGCTACCTGGGCGCCAGCCTGGTGCGTGGCTCGGAGGAGGTGCTGCTGCGCACGCAGACCTCCAGCGCCCGCTACTTTCAGCGGCCCGATGCCGACCACATAGAGGTGGATTCAACGCGCACCTCTCTCGGCGGCTGGGTCGGCGAGATATCGGCCGCCAAGACGAGCGGTGACTTCCAGGCGTCGGCCACCTATCGCGAGGCGAGCCCGGGTCTGGAACTGAACGACCTGGGCTTCATGAGCCAGACCGACCAGCGCTCGTTCTCCACGCTCGTCTTCTATCAGGAGACCGATCCCGGCGCCTGGTTCCGGGAGTGGGACGTGGGGGCGTTCCACAGCTTCGCCTGGACCACCGACAACGAGAAGCGCTTCAACGGCGCCGGCGCGTTCATCGAGGGCACGCTACACAACTTCTGGGAAATCGAGCTGGACGGGGGCTACAACGGCGCGAGCTTCAGCCAGTTCCTCACGCGCGGCGGCCCGCTGATGGAAGTAGTCCCGGCGTGGAGGGTCGAGCTGGAGCTCGAGACCGACCGCCGCAAGACGATTTCTTTCGACGCGGGATTCTTCTACCGGGAGGACGAGGCGGGAGAGTTCGACAAGGTGGCCTTCGGCGGCGTGCTCGCCCGGCCCGGGCCGAACGTGCAGATCCGCTTCGACCCGTTCCTCTCCTTCGAGCGCGACGTCGACCAGTTCGTGACCCGACAGGTGGATCCGCTGGCGACCTCTACGTTCGGTACCCGCTACGTCTTCGCAGACGTGAACGATACGTCCCTGGGCCTGGACACGCGGGTGGATTGGACCTTCGCTCCCGATCTCACCTTGCAGCTCTTCGTGCAGCCGCTGATCAGCCGTAACGAGTTCACCAACTACAAGGAGTTCCGCGAGCCGGAGACGTTCGACTTCGACGTGTACGGCCAGGACCGCGGCACCTTTGAGCGCGACGGCCAGACGCTCACCGTCGATCCCGACGGCGACGGCCCCGCGGAGTCCTTCCAGTTCTCCGAGCGGACCTTCAACTTCCGCTCGGTCCGGGCCAACGCCGTGCTGCGCTGGGAGTACCGGCCGGGCTCCGAGCTGTTCGTGGTGTGGCAGCACCTGCGCAGCGACGTCGGGCCACAAGGCGACTTCGACTTCCGCCGCGACTTCGACTCCCTGTTCGCCGCCGAGGGAACCAACGTGCTCGTGATCAAGGCGACCTACTGGATGGGGTTGTAG
- a CDS encoding SURF1 family protein — MPTSPTTNLTRSGLLGTVVVLLVAAGCVRLGLWQLDRLQQRRQANELIEQRVAMEPIELSGAPTDTAGLDFRAARLLGVWDHDRSMAYAARSRGGVPGVHVLTPLRTEDGRAVLVNRGFVPAPDAATVALEPLRATGAASVVGRLRALPTEGGQGSLKSHADSLRAMPTWFALSLGGIEEQVPYAIAPVYLVAEERTGPDPYPAPARVPEPDEGPHLGYALQWFSFAVIAVVGWVALLAKGGAARGRGRVRSADPPEHEA, encoded by the coding sequence ATGCCTACCTCGCCCACCACCAATTTGACCCGCTCGGGACTGCTCGGCACCGTCGTGGTGCTGTTGGTCGCCGCGGGTTGCGTGCGCCTGGGGCTCTGGCAGTTGGACCGGCTCCAGCAGCGCCGCCAGGCCAACGAGCTCATCGAGCAGCGCGTGGCCATGGAGCCGATCGAGCTGTCCGGCGCTCCGACCGACACGGCCGGCCTCGATTTCCGCGCCGCGCGACTGCTCGGCGTCTGGGATCACGATCGCTCCATGGCTTACGCCGCCCGCAGCAGAGGCGGGGTGCCGGGGGTGCACGTGCTCACCCCGCTTCGGACCGAAGACGGCCGCGCGGTGCTGGTGAACCGCGGATTCGTACCCGCGCCGGATGCGGCCACCGTCGCGCTGGAGCCGCTGCGCGCCACGGGCGCGGCGAGCGTTGTCGGCCGCCTGCGGGCGCTCCCAACGGAGGGCGGGCAGGGTTCGCTGAAATCTCACGCGGACTCGCTGCGCGCCATGCCCACCTGGTTCGCGCTCTCGCTCGGCGGGATCGAGGAGCAAGTCCCCTACGCCATCGCCCCCGTGTACCTCGTCGCCGAAGAACGCACCGGCCCGGACCCCTACCCCGCGCCCGCCCGAGTACCGGAGCCCGACGAAGGACCGCACCTGGGCTACGCGCTGCAGTGGTTCAGCTTCGCGGTGATCGCCGTGGTCGGCTGGGTGGCGCTGCTCGCCAAGGGCGGAGCGGCGCGTGGCAGAGGCCGCGTGCGGAGCGCGGACCCGCCGGAGCACGAAGCATGA
- a CDS encoding M20/M25/M40 family metallo-hydrolase — protein MSGPAEIRRWLEARREELVALVVRLAELESPSTDPGSQRAVMDAIADALALARMRSRRRAGKSSGGVLLATRLERTHCAPYQLLLGHCDTVWAHGTLVDMPVTVEGDVVRGPGTFDMKAGIAIGVYALRALAELGVPVEVEPALMITSDEEVGSNESERWIRRLARAADRVLVLEPASGPRGLIKTARKGVADFRLVVEGRASHAGLDPEAGASAIHEMANLIPCIRALADGREGVTLNVGLIEGGERTNVVAPRCSAALDVRFARLADGRAVEEELRALETGIPGTTLHVTGGLDRAPLERTPANIGLWELLRRRAADVGVPLEQADIVGGGSDGNLTSPLAPTIDGLGPVGDGAHARHEHVLASSLPERAAVLAWLLAAPPVREA, from the coding sequence ATGAGCGGGCCGGCAGAGATCAGGCGCTGGCTCGAAGCGCGCCGGGAAGAGCTGGTGGCGCTGGTCGTGCGACTGGCCGAGCTGGAATCGCCTTCCACCGATCCGGGCTCGCAGCGGGCGGTCATGGACGCCATCGCGGACGCCCTGGCGCTCGCCCGAATGCGCTCCCGGCGACGCGCGGGCAAGTCGTCCGGCGGGGTCCTGCTGGCGACCCGCCTGGAGCGTACCCACTGCGCCCCCTACCAGCTCCTCCTGGGCCACTGCGACACCGTGTGGGCCCACGGCACGCTGGTGGACATGCCGGTCACGGTGGAGGGCGACGTGGTGCGCGGCCCCGGCACCTTCGACATGAAGGCCGGCATAGCGATCGGCGTCTACGCGCTGCGGGCTCTGGCGGAGCTGGGCGTCCCGGTCGAGGTGGAGCCCGCGCTCATGATCACGAGCGACGAGGAGGTGGGCAGCAACGAATCGGAGCGCTGGATCCGGCGGCTGGCGCGCGCGGCCGACCGCGTGCTGGTGTTGGAGCCCGCGTCGGGCCCTCGGGGCCTGATCAAGACGGCACGCAAAGGGGTCGCCGACTTCCGGCTCGTGGTGGAGGGGAGGGCGTCTCACGCGGGACTCGATCCCGAGGCGGGGGCGAGCGCGATCCACGAGATGGCGAACCTCATCCCCTGCATCAGGGCGCTGGCCGACGGGCGCGAAGGCGTCACGCTCAACGTCGGGCTGATAGAGGGCGGGGAGAGAACCAACGTAGTCGCCCCCCGCTGCAGCGCAGCGCTGGACGTGCGCTTCGCGCGGCTGGCCGACGGCCGCGCGGTGGAGGAGGAACTGCGCGCCCTCGAGACCGGGATTCCGGGGACGACCCTGCACGTCACCGGCGGGTTGGACCGGGCGCCGCTGGAGCGGACCCCCGCCAACATCGGCCTGTGGGAGCTCCTGCGGCGGCGCGCCGCCGACGTGGGCGTGCCGCTGGAGCAGGCGGACATCGTGGGCGGCGGCTCGGACGGCAACCTGACGAGCCCGCTGGCGCCCACCATCGACGGGCTCGGGCCGGTGGGCGATGGCGCTCACGCGCGGCACGAGCACGTCCTGGCGAGCTCGCTTCCGGAGCGCGCCGCGGTGCTCGCCTGGCTGCTCGCGGCGCCTCCCGTCCGCGAGGCGTAA
- a CDS encoding DUF3052 domain-containing protein: MAGYSGTPLPRKLGIKPGHRVALLGAPEGFSAALGNLPERVRTTRRAAAGPYDVMVLFADRRSRLARRIGAAKAKLAPNGGLWICWPKKSSGVPTDLADGVVREAGLASGLVDNKVCAVDDIWSGLRFVYRLADRPG, from the coding sequence ATGGCGGGCTACTCGGGCACACCGCTGCCGCGCAAGCTGGGCATCAAGCCAGGGCACAGGGTCGCGCTGCTGGGCGCGCCCGAAGGCTTCTCCGCGGCGCTCGGCAACCTGCCCGAGAGGGTGCGGACCACGCGGCGCGCGGCCGCCGGACCCTACGACGTGATGGTGCTGTTCGCCGATCGCCGGTCCCGGCTGGCGCGGCGGATCGGTGCCGCGAAGGCGAAGCTCGCGCCCAACGGCGGGCTGTGGATCTGCTGGCCGAAGAAGTCGTCGGGCGTGCCCACCGACCTCGCGGACGGGGTCGTCCGGGAGGCCGGCCTCGCCTCTGGCCTGGTGGATAACAAGGTGTGCGCGGTGGACGACATCTGGTCGGGCCTCCGGTTCGTCTATCGTCTGGCCGATCGCCCCGGCTAG